ATAGGGTCATCGCGTGACGTGCTCGCCACGCGCTGGATTCTCATACTAAAACGTGTCGTCCATACGAGCCGACGGGATTTCACGACGGGCGTCGGATAGGTTTGAACTGGTACGATTATACATCGACACCTCGTCACACTCCCGCGTCCAATGGCGGGGCAACAGCAGTCGCCAACCGAACTCTTCGGACTGGTGAACCAGCGGTACGCGTTTCTCGCCGCGCTCGACGAGGCCGTCTACGCGAAGCGCGACCTCGTCGACGAACTCGACGTCTCGCGGTCGACGGTCGACCGAGCGCTCCGCGAACTCGAGACGGCCCAGCTAGTGACGACGCAGGCCGGACGGTACGAGATCACCCTCTACGGCCGGACGCTCCTGGCGTGCTTCGAGTCCGTCATCGACACGACCGAACACGTCCAGCGAGCGAAACCCCTGTTGGCGCTGTTGCCCCCGGACGTCGACTTCGAGTTCAGCCTCCTCCTCGACGCCGAGGTCCAGGTCGTCGCCGAACCAGGACTCCACACGCCGGCCACGCGCATCGCGGAGTTGGTCGAAGGCGCCAGCCGAATCCGGGGCCTGGCGTACGCCCACACGTCGCTCGTCGGAATCGACCTCTTCGAAAAGAAGATTCTGGTCGAGGGGACGGAGACGGAGTTCGTCCTCCACGAGAGGGTCTACGAGTCGCTGGTCGAGCGTCGTCCCGACCTGGTGGCCGACGCCACGGCGTGCGATTGCTTCTCGGGATACGTCGTTCCGGACCTCCCGTACGGCCTGTTGCTGCTCTCGACCGGGGGGAGAGACACCCTGTGTCTCGTCGTGTACGGCCCGAACCGACAGCTGAAAGGAGCGATCATCAACGACGCGCCGCGGGCGGTCGCGTGGGGCCGGAACGTGTTCGAACGCTACCGGGCCGAAGGGATACCGCTCGACGCTGGATGACCGCGACCGGACTCGGACACTGACCGAACGACACCGCCGAGAGCGTTCGAGGCGTGCACGACGCCGACCGCCGGGTCAAACGGTCGCTTTCGCTCTGGGCCGCGACGCCGGTCGCTCCTGGACCGACGTCGAACGTCCGATGTGGAGCGCGTTCAGTTGCCGGACTCGGCCTCGGCCGCGCTCTGAATGCGTCGATTGATATCCTCGATGGTGCGCTCCTCCAGTCCCCGCGTCGCCAACCGACCCTGAACCAGATCGAGCAGGTTCAACTCCCGGAGGAGTCGACGGGCGTCGTCCCGGTCCAGGTCCAACACCCGTTGGACCTCGTAGAGCGTCTTGGCGTCTCGGGCAGCCGACTTGACCTGCGAGAGCGTCACGTGCTCGGGGAGGTCGACGACGCTATCGGCGGCCGAATCGTCGACCGAGTCGCCGTCGCACGGTGTCGGCTCGCTCGCCTCGGTGTCCGTCGTCCCCGCCGGCCGAACGGCGTCCTCGTCCTCCCGCGATGCGTCCTTCGAACCCCTGTTTCCGTCCGCCGCGAACACCATCACGTCCGAGGTCGACGGTCGAGGCGACCCGAAGGCCGACCGTTCGGACTCGGATTCCCGCTCGTTCGACCCTCCGCCAAGCGCCGGAATCGAATCGGGGTCCATCTTGAGCAGGCTATCGGCCGAGATGCGTCCGGACTGCGACGCGGGTTCGTGGATGCCGTGCTGTATCATGTACCGACGGACCGTCTGAGAGGTGACGTCGACGTCGAGCGCCTCGGTCATCTCGGCGAACGTCTCGTGGGCCTCGTATACCTCGCGGAGGCGCTCGGGGTTTCGGTACGCCGGGAGGTCCGACGGCTCACCGCCGCCGGCCGCGGAGTCGTCGTCGGCTTCTCGAGAGTCGTCGGGGTCGGCGTCTTCCGCTCCGACGGTCGTCCAGGATTCCGCGTTCGGCGCCGCCCGCGAGGAGCGAGACGAATTCGACCGCGCTCCTCCGCCGCGAGTCGCCGCGGCGCGGTCGGCGGTGGCATCGCGGTCGGCGGTGGCGTCGACGCTGGCACGGAATTCGACGCGAAGCGAGCCGTCGTCGATCAATCGGACGTCGTCCGGGACGAGGGTCACGCCGTTCGGAACCGTCTCGGGGCGAACGAACGGGAACTCGAATCCGAGCATTACGCTCAACTGTTCACCGTCGAAACACTCGTTACTGTAAGGAACGACCGTCGTTAAGTTCACACAGTCGTTACTAGTTCCTAGTAGTTCGACGTCTTCAAGGAAATCCCCCATCTCCCGAAACGCGGTACTTGCGCCCGTCATTGCCTAATTCACTTCACACTGGTGGAACGTCATCCTCCAAAAACCCGTCCGACCGTTATCGTGTTCAAGAGCTAGTATTCCGCTACCCCCGCGATTCGAGGGAAACGAGAGTTTTGCAAGCGGAGATTAGCGCCTTGAACGCCGCCGTAGCGGCCGAGTAACGCGTTCTTTCCGGAGAGTATTCGGAATTTCACCGCGGAATTCGGCGGTTCCGTCTGTTCACGTGCCAACCCTCGCGTCGGGTGGCGACCTCGGACGCGCCGTGGCGCTCGCCTGTCGGTCGGCCGAGAGTACGTGTCGCGTCATCTTCCGAGAATACGTTTGTCGCGTTATGGGCGCTCGTACCCGGCCTGTGACCTGTTCTTCTCCGCCCAATATGCCTAACTTTGGCCGGGACGACTTCCTCACAAGGGACTGGTACGATGGGGGAAATTGCAGTCATCCACATGGATCTGATGTCCAAAGGTGGAGGCGAAGCCGTCGCGATGAACGTCCTCGAAGCCCTGCAGGAGGACCACGACGTGACGGTGCTGACCTTGACCGACCCGGACCTGGAGGAACTCAACGACTACTTCGACACCGACGTCGACGAGGCGGCCCTGACCGTCGAACGGGCGGGCCGCCTCGCGCCGTGGCTCAACGAGCGGTTCGGGCTGAAGTACTACATCCTCCAGAACGCGCTGCTGGGCCGGTACGCCAGCAGGCGGGCCGACGACTTCGACCTGCTCGTCAGCACCATCAACGAACTCGGCCTGGAGGCCGACTCGGTCCAGTACATCCACTTCCCGTTCGACTGGACGGTGAGCGCCGAGAACCGCGAGCACATCTTCCACCCGACCGTCGAGGAGGACTCGCTCTACGAGCGGTTCGCCACCCGGGTCGCGGGCGTCGACCGGGCCGACATCCAGTCGAACGCACTACTGGCGAACTCGGGGTGGACCGCCGACGTGGTCGAGGACGCCTACGACACCCGCCCGGAGGTGCTCCACCCGCCGATAGACACCCGCGAGTTCGAGAACCGGCCGTGGGACGAGCGCGAGGACGGCTTCGTCACGGTCGGGCGCATCGAGCGGAGCAAGC
This genomic window from Halorussus vallis contains:
- a CDS encoding helix-turn-helix transcriptional regulator, coding for MAGQQQSPTELFGLVNQRYAFLAALDEAVYAKRDLVDELDVSRSTVDRALRELETAQLVTTQAGRYEITLYGRTLLACFESVIDTTEHVQRAKPLLALLPPDVDFEFSLLLDAEVQVVAEPGLHTPATRIAELVEGASRIRGLAYAHTSLVGIDLFEKKILVEGTETEFVLHERVYESLVERRPDLVADATACDCFSGYVVPDLPYGLLLLSTGGRDTLCLVVYGPNRQLKGAIINDAPRAVAWGRNVFERYRAEGIPLDAG
- a CDS encoding glycosyltransferase family 4 protein, which translates into the protein MGEIAVIHMDLMSKGGGEAVAMNVLEALQEDHDVTVLTLTDPDLEELNDYFDTDVDEAALTVERAGRLAPWLNERFGLKYYILQNALLGRYASRRADDFDLLVSTINELGLEADSVQYIHFPFDWTVSAENREHIFHPTVEEDSLYERFATRVAGVDRADIQSNALLANSGWTADVVEDAYDTRPEVLHPPIDTREFENRPWDEREDGFVTVGRIERSKRIVELIEVIEGARERGHDTHLHVIGPTVDEEYRTEVEAKAAGRDYVHLEGEIPRDELVERICNHKYGIHGKQYEHFGMAVAELAAGGAIPFVPETGGQHAIVDDRPELTYSDPDDAVEKISEVVSDRGLQRELRRPFGPQAMKRRFGRDRFRREIRRVVAEALDRPAAGVPEAELAAETAKEQPASGD